The sequence below is a genomic window from Archocentrus centrarchus isolate MPI-CPG fArcCen1 chromosome 18 unlocalized genomic scaffold, fArcCen1 scaffold_23_ctg1, whole genome shotgun sequence.
CAATGTATAACGAGCTCATTAACATTTTTTCGTCTTGTAAATGTCACAGGTCGATTATTTgtgaaataaatggaaataatgTGTCAGAGGATCGCTTTGTATGTGTTCAAACAGCTTCCTTGAGTGTCATGTAAATATAACCGTATTAATGCAGATGAATATAAAGATTATCTAACAACTATTTCAGCCAGATACATATACTGCCCTGAATCTCCCAGTTCAAATCAGCTGTGACGTTTAGTGATCCCTCCCTGTATTCTCACACTCGTGTTGTCCTCCCCTCCCtctgaaaaagaggaaaggacgaggaagtagagaaaaaattGAGTCTTCTTTGTGCTGGAGGTGAAACCGTATTAACTTTTAATTATGGCTTTGAACAGACGGCATTCATATACTCCCAGGGTGAGTAACTTGGATACTTAACATctaataatgttttatttaatatatcaGGGATTTGATTAATCCATTTGAAGAGTAACAATAAGTTACTGCACTATAACGCTGAAAAGTAAGGGTTTTCAGGGACTCACCATAATGTAGATGTATGATCCATTCACGCCCATTGTCTTCATCGGAGCAGATGCATATATTTAGAATTTTATAGTAATCTAAAACAGTAGATTGAGAATAACATTGCTGTCCTGATATTTACCACAtaagcagatttttaaaaatctttttatgtCTAAAGCAACCTAGGTGAATTCTTCCCAGTTACCTTCTTGTTTTAGTGACTATAATCCTCTGTCATAGAGAGATTAAActgtttctgatttttcttCCCTGTGGTTCCAACTATAGCAGCATGGATTCACATGCCTCTGCAGCTCCATAAAAGGATTAGACTCTTACCACAGTCCTAGTTTGTCTTCAATGAGCATCTTTGTCTGAGCAAGGCAGAGTTACCACTTGTTTATTGTGGCCCACACCATATGACTGGCTGCAAGCGTGTTTctgtgctctgcagcctcaggaCTGTCTTGTCATTGAATATTTTTGATTCCTAAGACATGACCTGAAAAGCTAGAGCAGGGAGAATTATCGGACTTTGGAATTcttaaatataaacaataaattCTCCAGTATGTCATACAACCTTGGCTTCCTTCTTCATTGTCTCTCTGCTTTTCCCCATTATACCCTGTTCTCTGTTTTAATCCCCTAATATTTATCTCTGTCGCTTCACCTGTATTCCACAAACCCTTCAGCTGACCAGCCCTCTGATCAGCAAAATGAGCAGCACAGGAACGGTGGAGAGTGGTAAACCTCCAAAGGTGGGTACATTTTCAATACAGACACAGTAAATAAAGGAATAAACTGTAACTCTCAGCATTCTTTTCCACTCCTTGTCTCCCAGATTGGTTCAATAGTCGAGGTGACAGGAAAGGGTCAGCGTGGCACTGTTGCCTACATTGGCGCTACCCTCTTTGCTTCTGGGAAATGGGTGGGTGTCATACTAGATGAGCCTAAAGGCAAGAACGATGGCACCGTGCAGGGCAAGCGCTACTTCACCTGTGAGGAAAATCACGGAATATTCGTCAGGCAGTCCCAGGTTGGTGACCGGCAGTTGTGCACGTGAGGAACCGATGATGGTGTAATGGCATTAGCACTGGCAAAGGTTTCCAGAATTGTAAAGATCTAAACAGGCAGATGATGTTTGCTATACAACATATGTCTTACTGGACAAATGCAACAGacttgcatctttttttctcaacctttcttctgtttttgttccatatttgctgtttttcaaaattaagatttgtaatttgtgtttttttatagtGTTGTTGATTATACTCTTTTATGATATTGTGTAGATCCAGGTGGTAGAAGATGGCTCTAGTGCCACCTCACCAGATACCCCTGAGTCTGGAATTGCCAAGACATTTAAACAAAAAGGTGAGCAAGGACAATACCTAACATTTCCGAAACGTAATGCCTCAAAGTAAGCATTAATAAcaagagtgtgtaataaatcgtattttttattttctagacATTCCTGAAACACCCAAAACAACCAAACAGGTAGGCAACCACATGTTTAagctcacttttattttgtcatttgtcAGTTTAGtaaatgtgatgtttttcttATTTGGTTTTTAACATGAGTGTGTGCACTttggattgatggatggttATACAAATATCCATATAatccctctttttctttaaagttaATTATGAAGAGTTGTGCTATTTAATTGTGATCAATTAGACTGGCAAAGAGTGCTGAAATGATCGTTATCCCCCAACATACCCGTTTCTTCCCTTTTATGATGCGAACATGTTCGTTTTGCCTCTCAGCTGTTGAGGTgaattcttatgtttgtttttctggatGCCTCtttcagcagccagtgagcATTAAAAAGGTAGAACTATTTAAATTCAGCACATTTGCTTGGTCTTCGTTGTAATCATACTAACGTGGGAATTCATCTTTTTGCACTTGAGCTCTTCTTTAACTCTTGACATTTGCATGAGACATAATGACATAACTTGTGATTGTGCCATTCTCTTTTGGTTTTCCCACTTTATTTCATTCAACTTTTTATTTTGGTGAAGACCTCTTGTGTACATGTATAGAGGATGACATTGTGTGCAATGATGATGCGCTCGTTAATTCTCTGTGattcaatgatttttttttttttttttccgtcaGTTTTACATTGTTGCATGAGCTCACTTTTTTTCCTGCCCCTTTGATTCCTCAAGATTAACTATGCTTTTGATGATTTTAAATGGTGCATGCATCTACACTATATgaacaaaagtattgggccacctATGCCTTaaacctacaggagctgctcaaccGTGGAGTCTATGAAAACCCATGCCATGGAGCTCCAAGGGCACAGTTTTTATGCAGATGTTAATGCCCGAGGAAGATTGgactctgcagttattgagtcagtaGAGCGCTCGTAACTTATatgcactatgcgcctcagcattcGGCAGCCCAGTCTGCAAATTTGCAAGGTCTTCCAagtcatggctgagttgctgagGTTCCTAAACATTTCCACTTTCCAATAATACCACTTAGACTTCCTTGTGGAGTGTCTAGGAGGGGAAGACATTTCACACACTGACTTGCTGCAATGGTGATATCCTATTACAGTAAATTAAGTGGGTTCTTTAgaacaacccattctttcacaattgTTTGCAAAGACAGAGTGCATGGCTAGGTGCCTGATTTTATACACTtgtggactgaaaacacctgaattccaAGATTAAGAGGTCTGTCCCAATACTTTTGTCTATATAGTGCATTAAAATAATGATCAGTCAATGCAACCTAACAGCAAATGCTTATTACGTGCTTCTAATCTCTTATCCTGCTTCACCACTGGATGtgtgtacatctgtgtgtgtgtacgtgtgtgtgtgtgtgtgcgtgcgcgtgtgcgcATCTCCTCCAGTCCTCTACCCGCCGCTCTGCAAAGGTGAGCTTGCCTACAGCAGACTGGAGGTGTTAAATGGCATGAGGACAATTCTGGAAAATGtcaatattttaatgtttgaacAGTGCACGTTGGGACAATCTGAAGCCGATTTCCGCTTAATTAAATGATTGTCACCGAAAGAATTTTATGTGCAGTTTGGGTGTGCGATCTAggaacagcagaataaaaacagGATGGTAATATCACTAACCTAgtagttacagtgtgtaaaggCATAGTACTAAAAGGGTTCATATTCAGCTTCAGTCTAATTTAGCATTTAGTTTAAGTAACCCATGAGAGTTCTGACCCAGTCTCTATGATCACACTGTGGCAGTGGAACACGCCACGTCTCTCATCAGCTacctccctcccctccctcctggtccgtCACTCCAGCCGCTCCAGCCTGTCGCTCATGGTATGCTCTGTTGTATCATAGAGCTTCACTTGACGCTTCACAGGGAGTGGTGTAAAAACTACTGACACTATAACACAGGTGCACACTTGGTAGGAGAGCATCCCTTGTGAGGGACACTGGGAGGTGATTATATTTGGTAATTTTTGTATCACATTCATGTCACAACTGAATTTTGCATCATTTACTGGGTTTATTGAAGGTGCATGTTCACTGTGGCTGAAACTcctgttcagttcagttaaattttatttatatagcgccgaatcacaacaaacagacccTACAGCTTGACACCTGTTCTTCTTTTACGGtccgttttgtttttaaactcccTCTCATCACACTGCGATGATTATCTGCCTTTATCAACAGGCTTCGCGTGAGAGTCTCTCATCCTCTCTGTCTGGTGATGTTAGTGAGGCAGGCCTGTCCTCCCAGCAGGGTGCTCTGGGTGCCCCTGTCATACCTCAGCCCAGCGGGTCACCAGCAGCAGCGGCTGCTTCAGTTCCAGCTACTCCGAGCAAGGTAGATCATTAACccaaggaaggaaaaaaatatatgctaTGGTTCATGTTCAGTCCTTCTAGCTCTGTCAACACATctcatttcatttctctctatttttttttttctgttcatcattttaatgatatttttttgtgtgttgtattttatCCATCTTGTTATTGTTTGACCAGGTGGAACCTGCCATATCCAAGCAGGTAGAGTTTTCTAATGGCTACATGCATGCTGATGATCCACGGCATGAGCTTACTAATAACACTGGGGCAAAATTCTCCTCAGTACACCTTCTCAGTACTTAATTATGGTTTTCAAATGTCCTCACAGTGAATTTTCTGGTGATGATGCATGGTTTAACTTGCTTAAAGGAATACCCTTACATCACTGTTAGGGAAATGGTGAATTGTGTGAAAATACATGAATTTGGGATAGTACCATATGGACCATCTCCTGGGCTTTTAGTGGTGGGACTTAATTAATgctacttttgtttttccttttcaaaaaTAGAGTCTgaggaaataaataaagttcAGTTAATGGTTTACATTTGCTCATGCTCCTCTCCCATCATCTTGCCAATTGCTCCAATCACTTCTTAGGAGGAGGAATCACTACGAGCTCAAGTCAAGGATCTGGAGGAGAAACTGGAGACTCTGAAGATGAAGCGAACAGAAGATAAAGCCAAGCTTAAGGAACTGGAGAAACACAAGATCCAGCTGGAGCAGCTTCAGGAGTGGAAGACCAAAATGCAGGAGCAGCAGACTGAGCTGCAGAGACAACTCAAAGAGGCCAAGAAGGTACCCTGGGGGGAAAAACTAGAATGGATGAACATTTTGTTAACTTTGAATTACATcacagtgtaatttttttttttcccccaaagctTTGAGAATGAAAGAGGAACCTCTGAACTCATCATGCTTGCCTGTCTAATGCTTATTTTATACCTTCTCACTTCACAGGAAGCCCGGGAGGCACAGGAGGCCAAGGAGCGGTACATGGAAGAGATGTCTGATACGGCAGATGCCATAGAGATGGCTACGCTGGACAAAGAGATGGCAGAAGAGCGAGCAGAATCGCTGCAAGTTGAGGTGGACACCCTGAAAGAGAAAGTGGAGGAGCTCTCCATGGATCTGGAGATCCTTAGGCATGAGATTTCAGAGAAAGGTGTgtaagagagaggaaaagcacTGAGGTGGCCAAATGGCATGCTTATAATCACCAATTGTACACTCAATAAAGAATCCACAATGTCTTCCTGTTATGTATCTGTCTCATTTCTGCTCCCTTCTCATCATATGCCGATCCACCTCACCTCTGTTTCCTCCTGCAGGCTCAGATGGAGCTGCCTCCAGTTACCAAGTCAAGCAGCTGGAGGAGCAGAACAGCAGACTTAAGGAGGCATTGGTCAGGTAGGTAGGAAAcctgctttttaaataaatgtatttgctTGTTCTCTGTTACATTGAATATAAGTGAATAAAAATTCAGTCACATTAACCTAACTCCTTaaaaaagtccataaagacaAGCCTAGAAACCAATgtgaacaatttaaaaaaaacaacttctttCATCCTCAGGATGCGAGATCTGTCTGCCTCAGAGAAACAGGAACATGTGAAGCTGCAGAAGCAGATGGAGAAGAAGAACATAGAGCTGGAGACTCTGAGGACtcagaaagaaaaactgcaggaaGAAATCAAGCAGGCAGAGGCCACAGTCGACGAACTGAAGGAGCAGGTAAAGCTCAGGAAGTAAAGGATGCTCACATGGTTCACATATGTTAATAACACATGTTAGAAGATGTTTATCAAGACTAGTCAGTGACAGCAAAGATGTATGTGCTTAGTGTGAATATTTAAAATTGTGAGAACTAAATTTTTGTGTGGACATGTACCAGGTAGATGCTGCCCTGGGCTCAGAGGAGATGGTGGAGACCCTGACAGAGAGGAACCTCGACCTTGAGGAGAAAGTCAGAGAGCTGAAAGAAACAGTCACTGATTTGGTCAGTGCAGCTGCATTTATAATACACCTTTggtttttaatatattaaaactGGCATTCAGCAAAGGTCTAAAGAAAAGGATTTTGAATAAGATATTTATGGTAGACCAATCGTTGGAGCTGTCTTTTGCATTAACAGGAAGCCATCAATGAGATGAATGATGAACTCCAAGAGAATGCCAGAGAAACCGAGatggagctgagggagcagctAGACCTGAGTACAGGAAAGGtcagagaggcagaaaaaagaGTGGAAGCTGCCCAGGAGACTGTAGCTGATTACCAACAGACCATCAGTAAATACAGAGAGCTCACTGCATCACTTCAGGTAGGTGGATGGAGGGGTAATTCTGCAGGCCTGCGGTTTTAATGTCCTGATGCTATAagaggtgtattttttttttttttgtgcattaggAGGCCAACAGGGAGCTGATCAGTCAGCAGAATGCAAATGCAGAACAAGTTCAGCAACCACCTGCAGAGCTGTTTGATTTTAAGATCAAATTTGCAGAGACCAAGGCTTACGCCAAGGTAAGAGATCTGCATGATACATTTACAGAGTTCTCCTCTTTGAGATGAGCCAATGTTGTTGGATTTTGTTCTTATTTAAATAACTAACCTCGCTCGTTGTCTCCAGGCCATTGAAATGGAGCTGAGGAAAATGGAAGTAGCTCAGTCGAACAGACAGGTGTCCCTCCTCACCTCCTTCATGCCAGACTCCTTCCTCCGTCACGGTGGGGACCATGACTGTATTCTGGTGCTCCTGCTCATTCCCAGGCTCATCTGCAAAGTATGAGGCAGGCACATGCTCCATTTGAATGATTGTTCTCTCTGTTTTAGAATTATTTAGCTGTCAGATgttcttcaaagatgtgcatgtGGTTGATATCCTCTTGTCTGAAGGCTGAGCTCATCAGTAAACAGGCGCAGGAGAAGTTTGACTTGAACGGGAACCTGGTTCAGGGAACGGGGCTCAGAGGGCCTCCAGGAGAACAACGCAGTTTTGCTTCAGGACTGGTCTACTCCCTCAGCCTGCTGCAGGCCGCCCTGCATAAATATGAACAGTAAATATCGCAGCGTCACCGCTAATGTTTTAGGAATAAAATAGGTGTACAAATGACActtgtaaaaataattttaatgggTTGCTCTGAAATTGTAAAACACAATCACTGGgttgctgttttctttccccGTTTTTCATTCTAGGGCTCTGAACACCTGCAGCGTGGAGGTTTTTAAGCGCATGGGTACTCTTTACTCTGAAATGAGCTTCCACGAGCGCTCTCTGGATTATTTCATAGATCTCCTACATAAAGATCAGCTAGATGAGACCGTTCAGGTGGAACCCCTGACTAAGGCCATCAAGTATTATCAGGTAACACAGggtgtttttaatattaaaacattACAACCAAGAGTTTCAGTCCCAGTATTAGCTGTGTGACTGTGGTTGCAGTTTTAAATGTGGCTGTCGGTGTGTTGAAGTTCGCGCATTCATGTACTCagtgaaatgtttaaaaagataACATGTTGTTATCTCACTGCTTTGTCTTCCAGCAACTGTACAGTGTCCATCTGGCAGATCATGCTGAAGACTGCACAGTGCAACTGGCTGACCACATCAAGGTATGTCAAGCATGTTTGGCAGTGCTAGCAGAAATGTCATGTAGATCTAgcaaaatggggggggggggtcttttaaaatctaaacactttaaaataaaatgcataccTCTGTAAGGCAAAGATGTACTGACAGGTTTTCTCTAACTGACCCTTCTCACTTCCAGTTTACTCAGAGTGCCCTGGACTGCATGGTAGTGGAGGTAGCTCGTCTGCGTGCCTTCCTGGCAGCAGGACAGGAGAGCTCTGCCTTTGCAGTTCTTCTGAAGGACCTGGACACCTCTTGTTCTGATATCAGACAGTTCTGTAAGAAGATCCGCCGTCGCATGCCCGGAACAGATGTAGCTGGAGTTCCTGCTGCTCTCAGTTTTGGACCGCAGGTACGGAAACATGTCATGCAATTTGATACACTGTTGATGATTGTGAGCCATGTAGCTGCAGCTGTATGTTATGGCAGGTTTCAGAGACGCTGACAGAGTGCAGGCGCCAGTTGACCCGTGTGGTTGCGGTATTTCAAGAGGTAGCTGCCGCTGGAGCTCAGATGGTCGCTTCACTGGGAGAACAGGAAGGTCTCAATGCTCTTAAACTGGAGGATGTTGCCTGCAAGGCTGTGGAGCAGGTACACATTTAACACGTGTGCAatcctctttaaaaaaataaaagcttcctTTGGGGAAGTTTAAGCACagatagttttagttttaactgACACACTCTGCATGTTCATCATCTGATTTTTGGGGTCTAAGCATCAGTAGGTAGTGTACGAAGTATTGATTTTGAATCTAGACATAGGTTGTCACTGTCTTTTCTTGTTCTCTATATCTGCCCTTTTTTCTCTAAGGTATATGGCTCCCATGGTGTAAATGCTCCAGAGTTGCTGCGACAGTCTTGCAGCTCTGTCATTGCTACCATGAACAAGATGGCTACAGCCATGCAGGAAGGAGAGTATGATGCTGAAAAACCACAGGGAAAGGTATTTGTATGCTTGAACATTTTCACAGTACCTGTTTCAGTGAAATCCCAGtttgtgatcttttttttttctttttcttcatactCCTTCTCACTTCCCTTGTTAGACTCCTCCAGTGGAGCTGAGAGCATCCACGGTCAGAGCAGAGATGACTGACGCAGAGGGTCTAGGAGTCAAACTAGAAGACAGAGAAACTGTCATCAAGGAGCTCAAGAAGTCTCTCAAGATTAAGGTGACACGCTGAAGGAATTTTGAGCAAGAAATCTGCCAGTTTGAAGTGAAAGGGATTGGAAAAATGAAAGCTGAGGTATAACAGGTGTCACAGTacctcctttttaaaaatttatttattttttgaaaaccTCAGGGTGAGGAGCTGAGTGAGGCCCATGTCCGCCTCAGCCTCTTGGAGAAGAAGCTGGACACTTCGACCAAAGATGCTGATGAGCGTGTGGAGAAGATTCAGACCAAGCTGGATGAGAACCTTGCCcttctgaagaaaaaagaaaagtaagatTAATAAAGAATGCGAttaaacatttttctctctctttcccatTTTCTCTATTATAgcacttcttttcctcctcactgaccctccattttcctcttcttcagggAGTTTGAGGAGACGATGGATGCTCTGCAGGCTGATATTGACCAGCTGGAGGCcgagaaggcagagctgaaacaACGACTCAGTAACCAGTCAAAGATGACCATTGAAGGCCTGAGAGGCCCACCTGCCTCAGGAATCGCCTCCATCGTTCAGGGATCTGCAGGAGGTGAAGTACTCGCCTCCTGCTTATGTTCACTTCTTTTCAGCGGCTAAAATGATGGCATTTTATATTTGACAAAAGATGTGACATGCAGTTGTTCTACCCCCAGAAAAGCAATTTCAACCAACTGATTATGTAAGACGGCTTGCATAAATTGGGTAAAACTTTTACCTGCCAGACTTCAATCAAATTTTAACTAAACAAATATAAAGGGAACAAGCACCATCTAAGGAGAACCACAAGGGGGCatagttatcattttttttttttaaaccattttgttttttattacttCATCAGGTTTGCCTCCTTCCATGGCAGGGCCAACCCAGGTGGTGGACTCCCCTCTTCTCAGGCAGCAGGTTGAGGCCCAGAGGCTGGGTATTAAACACCTTAAGAATGAAAACAACAGACTCAAGGTACACTAGATTCaagcgcacgtgtgtgtgtgtgtgtgtgtgtgtgtgtgtgtgtgtgtgtgtgtgtgtgtgtgtgtgtgtgtgtgtgtgtgtgtgtgtgtgtaaatacacacataagtacagtaaaatgtatttaccCTCATCCTcattttagttttttgcatgtttgtcacatatTTCAGATCAAGCAGATTTTAAGATAAGAAAggtaacccaagtaaatacaaaatgctttttttccccttttttttttttttaaataattaaaaaacctacctggccctgcgTGAAAAAGTTAATGCCCCCTAaccctaataactggttgtgccacctttggcagcaagaactgcagtcaagcatttgtgataactggcaatgagtctttcacatcactgtggaggaattttgacccGCACTTCTTTagagaattgttttaattcagccactcTGGAGGGTTTTCAAGTATGAAAGGTCTGTTTGAGGTTATATCAAAGCATCTCAGTCTGATTTAAGTTTAACTTTGAATAGACCACTCCAGaaccttcagtttgtttttttaagccattcagaggtggagtttgtgtgtttcGGATCACTGTCCTGCAGCTTcggggcacaaactgatggccagacattctctttcaggattttctgataaagagcagaattcatggttccatcagttacagcaagtcatccaggtcttaggcagcaaagcagctccagtccatcacac
It includes:
- the LOC115775151 gene encoding dynactin subunit 1-like isoform X6, giving the protein MSSTGTVESGKPPKIGSIVEVTGKGQRGTVAYIGATLFASGKWVGVILDEPKGKNDGTVQGKRYFTCEENHGIFVRQSQIQVVEDGSSATSPDTPESGIAKTFKQKDIPETPKTTKQASRESLSSSLSGDVSEAGLSSQQGALGAPVIPQPSGSPAAAAASVPATPSKEEESLRAQVKDLEEKLETLKMKRTEDKAKLKELEKHKIQLEQLQEWKTKMQEQQTELQRQLKEAKKEAREAQEAKERYMEEMSDTADAIEMATLDKEMAEERAESLQVEVDTLKEKVEELSMDLEILRHEISEKGSDGAASSYQVKQLEEQNSRLKEALVRMRDLSASEKQEHVKLQKQMEKKNIELETLRTQKEKLQEEIKQAEATVDELKEQVDAALGSEEMVETLTERNLDLEEKVRELKETVTDLEAINEMNDELQENARETEMELREQLDLSTGKVREAEKRVEAAQETVADYQQTISKYRELTASLQEANRELISQQNANAEQVQQPPAELFDFKIKFAETKAYAKAIEMELRKMEVAQSNRQVSLLTSFMPDSFLRHGGDHDCILVLLLIPRLICKAELISKQAQEKFDLNGNLVQGTGLRGPPGEQRSFASGLVYSLSLLQAALHKYEQALNTCSVEVFKRMGTLYSEMSFHERSLDYFIDLLHKDQLDETVQVEPLTKAIKYYQQLYSVHLADHAEDCTVQLADHIKFTQSALDCMVVEVARLRAFLAAGQESSAFAVLLKDLDTSCSDIRQFCKKIRRRMPGTDVAGVPAALSFGPQVSETLTECRRQLTRVVAVFQEVAAAGAQMVASLGEQEGLNALKLEDVACKAVEQVYGSHGVNAPELLRQSCSSVIATMNKMATAMQEGEYDAEKPQGKTPPVELRASTVRAEMTDAEGLGVKLEDRETVIKELKKSLKIKGEELSEAHVRLSLLEKKLDTSTKDADERVEKIQTKLDENLALLKKKEKEFEETMDALQADIDQLEAEKAELKQRLSNQSKMTIEGLRGPPASGIASIVQGSAGGLPPSMAGPTQVVDSPLLRQQVEAQRLGIKHLKNENNRLKAEKIRAQLASLPPLRPPKLPQVSKESSMPPEGLNTGIYRRTDQLLATLLKLSAEVKVVDITGKTAVSASTQLLEQTARLQSLSDALEKLKGEVAEHVVSYQPGAKASSDFATFPVSSFVKAKEEKQGRMVFIGRVAIPCPRGQEQVHRIVLSKPQLQQVHRLLTV
- the LOC115775151 gene encoding dynactin subunit 1-like isoform X8 — translated: MSSTGTVESGKPPKIGSIVEVTGKGQRGTVAYIGATLFASGKWVGVILDEPKGKNDGTVQGKRYFTCEENHGIFVRQSQIQVVEDGSSATSPDTPESGIAKTFKQKDIPETPKTTKQQPVSIKKSSTRRSAKASRESLSSSLSGDVSEAGLSSQQGALGAPVIPQPSGSPAAAAASVPATPSKVEPAISKQEEESLRAQVKDLEEKLETLKMKRTEDKAKLKELEKHKIQLEQLQEWKTKMQEQQTELQRQLKEAKKEAREAQEAKERYMEEMSDTADAIEMATLDKEMAEERAESLQVEVDTLKEKVEELSMDLEILRHEISEKGSDGAASSYQVKQLEEQNSRLKEALVRMRDLSASEKQEHVKLQKQMEKKNIELETLRTQKEKLQEEIKQAEATVDELKEQVDAALGSEEMVETLTERNLDLEEKVRELKETVTDLEAINEMNDELQENARETEMELREQLDLSTGKVREAEKRVEAAQETVADYQQTISKYRELTASLQEANRELISQQNANAEQVQQPPAELFDFKIKFAETKAYAKAIEMELRKMEVAQSNRQVSLLTSFMPDSFLRHGGDHDCILVLLLIPRLICKAELISKQAQEKFDLNGNLVQGTGLRGPPGEQRSFASGLVYSLSLLQAALHKYEQALNTCSVEVFKRMGTLYSEMSFHERSLDYFIDLLHKDQLDETVQVEPLTKAIKYYQQLYSVHLADHAEDCTVQLADHIKFTQSALDCMVVEVARLRAFLAAGQESSAFAVLLKDLDTSCSDIRQFCKKIRRRMPGTDVAGVPAALSFGPQVSETLTECRRQLTRVVAVFQEVAAAGAQMVASLGEQEGLNALKLEDVACKAVEQVYGSHGVNAPELLRQSCSSVIATMNKMATAMQEGEYDAEKPQGKTPPVELRASTVRAEMTDAEGLGVKLEDRETVIKELKKSLKIKGEELSEAHVRLSLLEKKLDTSTKDADERVEKIQTKLDENLALLKKKEKEFEETMDALQADIDQLEAEKAELKQRLSNQSKMTIEGLRGPPASGIASIVQGSAGGLPPSMAGPTQVVDSPLLRQQVEAQRLGIKHLKNENNRLKAEKIRAQLASLPPLRPPKLPQVSKESSMPPEGLNTGIYRRTDQLLATLLKLSAEVKVVDITGKTAVSASTQLLEQTARLQSLSDALEKLKGEVAEHVVSYQPGAKASSDFATFPVSSFVKAKEEKQGRMVFIGRVAIPCPRGQEQVHRIVLSKPQLQQVHRLLTV
- the LOC115775151 gene encoding dynactin subunit 1-like isoform X5 yields the protein MSSTGTVESGKPPKIGSIVEVTGKGQRGTVAYIGATLFASGKWVGVILDEPKGKNDGTVQGKRYFTCEENHGIFVRQSQIQVVEDGSSATSPDTPESGIAKTFKQKDIPETPKTTKQASRESLSSSLSGDVSEAGLSSQQGALGAPVIPQPSGSPAAAAASVPATPSKVEPAISKQEEESLRAQVKDLEEKLETLKMKRTEDKAKLKELEKHKIQLEQLQEWKTKMQEQQTELQRQLKEAKKEAREAQEAKERYMEEMSDTADAIEMATLDKEMAEERAESLQVEVDTLKEKVEELSMDLEILRHEISEKGSDGAASSYQVKQLEEQNSRLKEALVRMRDLSASEKQEHVKLQKQMEKKNIELETLRTQKEKLQEEIKQAEATVDELKEQVDAALGSEEMVETLTERNLDLEEKVRELKETVTDLEAINEMNDELQENARETEMELREQLDLSTGKVREAEKRVEAAQETVADYQQTISKYRELTASLQEANRELISQQNANAEQVQQPPAELFDFKIKFAETKAYAKAIEMELRKMEVAQSNRQVSLLTSFMPDSFLRHGGDHDCILVLLLIPRLICKAELISKQAQEKFDLNGNLVQGTGLRGPPGEQRSFASGLVYSLSLLQAALHKYEQALNTCSVEVFKRMGTLYSEMSFHERSLDYFIDLLHKDQLDETVQVEPLTKAIKYYQQLYSVHLADHAEDCTVQLADHIKFTQSALDCMVVEVARLRAFLAAGQESSAFAVLLKDLDTSCSDIRQFCKKIRRRMPGTDVAGVPAALSFGPQVSETLTECRRQLTRVVAVFQEVAAAGAQMVASLGEQEGLNALKLEDVACKAVEQVYGSHGVNAPELLRQSCSSVIATMNKMATAMQEGEYDAEKPQGKTPPVELRASTVRAEMTDAEGLGVKLEDRETVIKELKKSLKIKGEELSEAHVRLSLLEKKLDTSTKDADERVEKIQTKLDENLALLKKKEKEFEETMDALQADIDQLEAEKAELKQRLSNQSKMTIEGLRGPPASGIASIVQGSAGGLPPSMAGPTQVVDSPLLRQQVEAQRLGIKHLKNENNRLKAEKIRAQLASLPPLRPPKLPQVSKESSMPPEGLNTGIYRRTDQLLATLLKLSAEVKVVDITGKTAVSASTQLLEQTARLQSLSDALEKLKGEVAEHVVSYQPGAKASSDFATFPVSSFVKAKEEKQGRMVFIGRVAIPCPRGQEQVHRIVLSKPQLQQVHRLLTV